In a genomic window of Acidobacteriota bacterium:
- a CDS encoding metallophosphoesterase, with protein MRIVALSDQHGFLPDIPPCDLLIVAGDICPDRFGPFVARHDPHQQKAWFDQKVRPWLANAPATHKILTWGNHDWCGQACSFRSDSPKHARSTDMQILVDEETTMPVPGAGQISVWGTPWSNTFLQWAFMKEAGDLEPIYAAIPFGIDILVSHQPPCGYGDRAFDLDAGQLRHVGAASGGREGPAQDRDLWPRSWWLRSIRASRNPHPQREPRRRAVQACASANSH; from the coding sequence ATGCGGATCGTCGCGCTCAGTGACCAGCACGGATTTCTGCCTGACATCCCGCCGTGCGATCTCTTGATCGTTGCTGGCGATATCTGCCCGGACCGCTTCGGCCCGTTCGTGGCACGGCACGATCCTCATCAGCAGAAGGCTTGGTTCGACCAGAAGGTTCGTCCGTGGCTGGCGAACGCGCCCGCGACGCACAAGATTCTGACGTGGGGCAATCATGACTGGTGCGGGCAGGCGTGTAGCTTTCGCTCCGACTCCCCAAAACATGCGCGCTCGACGGACATGCAGATCCTGGTTGATGAAGAGACGACCATGCCTGTGCCCGGGGCTGGCCAGATCTCTGTGTGGGGCACTCCGTGGTCGAACACGTTCCTGCAATGGGCCTTCATGAAGGAGGCCGGCGACCTCGAACCTATCTACGCGGCGATTCCGTTCGGCATCGACATTTTGGTGTCGCATCAGCCACCTTGTGGCTACGGCGACCGTGCGTTTGATCTCGACGCCGGTCAACTGCGGCATGTGGGAGCTGCTAGCGGCGGTCGAGAGGGCCCGGCCCAAGATCGTGATCTGTGGCCACGTTCATGGTGGCTACGGTCGATACGAGCATCAAGGAATCCCCATCCACAACGTGAGCCTCGTCGACGAGCGGTACAGGCTTGTGCATCCGCCAACAGTCATTGA